In Pan paniscus chromosome 15, NHGRI_mPanPan1-v2.0_pri, whole genome shotgun sequence, the sequence CATGGGGAAGGTGAGGCCTGGAGGTGATGTGCTTGAGATTACCAGGCTCTTCTGAACCCGGGGGACCTTCTCCTATGATAGCCCTGCTCCTCCAGACCCAGCAGGTGATTTCCCCAAAAGCCGCTTACAGTGAACGCACCTGATAGCAATAACTTAAGCATCCCCTGAGAATGACCCTTATGGCAGGTGCAGGTGAATGTGGTTTGGAGTTCTGAGCTAAGGAATCTGGGAGTGGCCAACCTGGAGATTCATTCCTATTCCTtatctatgaggaacatctgagctCCTGTCCCGTCCTGTGCAACACGGACAGTACAGGGGATCaaggccctttgttttgggttaGGTAAATGTTGCCAGGTGGAGACTGTTGGGGGAGGGTGCTAAGTGAAGATGCTATATATGCTGCAAGCTTTTTGTAAGTTGTGTGGCTCTCCTGCCCAGCCCACCACTGCTAGATGCTCTCCCCTGCATGTAAGCCCCAGTAAAACTCCATGTCTCCTTCAGCAGCCCTGGGTCccttcttcagcctctcaaaCCTGCTGCCATCCCCATTGGAGTAGATAGAGGTTCAGCATAACAGCAGCCACCAGCTGGGGAAAGGCATGGCATTTGGAGCTCCCTACATGGGCTTGACTCTAATATGGAgggaaagaaaatagattctGCCCTGCTCAGTAAAGCCCCCTACTGGGCCTCCCATCCTGGACTGTggacaaagcattttttttttctttgagacggagtctcactctgtcccccaggctggagggcagtggcgtgatctcagctcactgcaagctccgcctccccggttcacaccattctcctgcctcaggctcccgagtagctggggctacaggcgcccgccactacacccggctaattttttttttttttttcgcatttttagtagagacggggtttcgtcggttagccaggatggtctcgatctcctacctcgtgatctgcccgcctcggcctcccaaagtgctgggattacaggcgtgagccactgcgcccggccaacaaagcatattttttttcctctgaggtcTTTACCCTATAACTGCAAGTGGTTTCATGACACTGCACATGGGTTCTTATCTGGGGATGGTAGATTCAACTCAATTCCACAGGTTTACTGGGTGTTGCCTCCCATGCTTGGAGCCAGGAGGATGCAGGGAAATGGGGCTGCCACCATACCCGCTCTTCTTATGATCCCATCACATCATTGCACCCTTTGGGGCCTGGCACCATGCTCTGGCACTTTGCCTCCATCATCTCCTTTAACCTCTGAGCTCTGTGAGGAAGGCATTACTACTATCCCTGGAATACAGACAGGAAAACTGAGTTggattgaggctcagagaggttaagtcacttacccaaggtcacaaagctagagAGTGGCAGGCCAGCATCCAAGGCCAGCAACACGAGCTCCCTCTGATCCAAATGGTGACTCTATGTTTGATCAGTGCTCTGAGAACTCTCCAAAGATCTTTATCAACTGTCATCTCTTCATTGCCCAGGCCCAGTCAGGGAGCCACTTGGCTGCGGTCCCGCTGAGATTTAGGGGCAGGACCCCTGATGTGAGGTGGAATGCTTGGTCACGCTGTTCAAGCCTCCACCAGTCACTCCTGACTGGGTATGGACACTCAATGTGCCCCATCCTGTGTGCAATGCAGTGTGGGAAGGGGATCAAGGACCTTGGCTAATCCCAGGCATTTCCCCAGGATGTCCCAGGTGTGGACCCCTTGGGAGGTGCTGGGAAGCAGGCTGGTGTCCCACAGGCCTTGGTTCCATCCCAGCTGTGCTGTGCTAAGCTGAAACTTTTTGGGCAGCTTGTTTCACCTCATGAGACTTCTTTTTCTGAACTGTTAAATGGGATGATTCGACCTCTGCTTGGCTTTTGGTGATGACTAAACGAGATATTAGCTGTAAAGCATTTCATCCCGGGTCTGGTATAGAAGAAGCACTTGATAAATGAAAGCTCTGTTGAGTATGATGATCGGTCACCCCAGGCATCAGTGGGATCTCACAGCAAGAACAATGCCTAACTCCTAACCGATGCCCAGTAAACATCGGGTGGATGCAATGTCCAACAAGACAGATATTCATGTTCAGTTTtacagagaaggagacagaggccAGAAAAGGCAGAAAGTGCCCAGGTCAGCCGGCTAGTAAGAGGCAGAGTTGAAATTTGAACCGGGTTCTGGCTGGCTGCAGCTCCACTGCTCCACTACTGCACTGTCTGAGAGCCAAAAGGCACCTTGTAGTCAGGCAGGCAGGGAGCTGGCTTCTTGCTGTCCTGCTGGATCCTGCCCTAGTGTGGCCCTCCCTGGAACcaggggtggggctggagggCAGGGCACTGAGAGAGATCTCCTGGGAACTGTACCATCTGCACAAAGGGCACCTGCTGGGCACTCTGCTGAAAGCTGTCTGCAAACACCacttcctgcctgcctccctggggGCTCTAAGCTCAGGAGGGGGTGAGGGCCCATGTCTGCACGTGGTGAGGCCCCTGCTGGGTATCGTACCACACCTTCATTGTGCTCAGGGTGGCCAGTGGAGGCCCTTCCGAGACTCGAGCTCTGGTCACAAGCCCAACCCCCTCCTTGCTCCTGTCTGGGCTCACCTGgaatctcctgcctcactctgtgGCCAGAGGCACCTTTGGAAGCCCAGGTCACCCCTACTACTCATGCCCCTCATTTGGAAATTTTCATAATTTCCATCTATATGCTTTTCtatatgcttttctatttttccccgATAGGCTATAACTGCTGCAAAGATAGAGAATTGCAATGATtaatatgcatttatgtatttCCAAAAAGTTACCAGAACATCAAACTCATGATTTTGTCTATAGTTTTGATTAGATTCAagctatttttatatcataaaacaacttaaagtttttttatttttaatttttgtgggtgcaGAGtgatgtatttatggggtacctgagATGTTAGAATGAAGCTATTAAATGTGAGTGTGAAAGTTCACCTTTTTGCAGATCACGGGAATTACAAGTGACATACTGAAGTATGATCACAAATGTTTCAAATTAAGCCTTCCTGCTAAGTTTCCAGAGGTGTGTGGCTTGGATGAAGTGTTTCCAGACCCCGATCTACTGCATGTCCTGCCTGTTGCTGGTTCTTTGCAGCAGTCCATTGACCAATGCTGTCTACAGCTTGAGAGCCTCTGCAGGCCAGGGCTGCTCTGTGCACATCCTACGTTACTATTCAAACTGCACAGCAGCATGAAAAACAGGCCCTTCTTTTCTCTCATTTACACGTATGTGAAGAAGACACAACAAGTGAGAAAACGTGACCAAAAGCCATGTGGACAGGTGGCCGCAGGGCCAAACCCCACTTCCATGATGTGATCTGGCTACAGTTTGGAGCCCACATATTTCAATAGTTATCCCCAGGCCTGGCACGT encodes:
- the LOC100970428 gene encoding uncharacterized protein LOC100970428 — translated: MEPRVTQRKRPLDGCMGKITGITSDILKYDHKCFKLSLPAKFPEVCGLDEVFPDPDLLHVLPVAGSLQQSIDQCCLQLESLCRPGLLCAHPTLLFKLHSSMKNRPFFSLIYTYVKKTQQVRKRDQKPCGQVAAGPNPTSMM